The following coding sequences lie in one Megalodesulfovibrio gigas DSM 1382 = ATCC 19364 genomic window:
- a CDS encoding transporter substrate-binding domain-containing protein — translation MTKRHIFPWRELRVRAFGMALAWILACVAPCLAASPTLTTEEQGFLAGHPILRVGVDPGFPPMEFMDRTGRLRGMSLDYLQLLETRLGLRLVVAGDIPWDETIKKIRARELDILSCVAETERRKGFLVYTQPYLTVPSVIVVRNDFPLTCNGPAVTLASLAGRTMAAAEGGYSFDRLRTDFPQIPLLITHSPGAALEAVALGKADAALENLVTASQFIKDLGLLNLTIAGRSEYGDDHLTMGVRSDWPILVEILNKGLASITKEEHAAILARWSTAQLTPIQEPIFFSTPTLMTILLVFGTALLLFFGWNWWLRRQIHRRRQAETALRDSEARVAMILAATGDGLWQCDLATGACHFSPSWYSLFGYAQGDMPARWGAFEHLTHLEDQPALLALRKGACMDENGRFRVELRMLRKDGVWLPVLARGKVVEYDADGAPRVVAGVHSDITIRKQTEQALCASEQRARSLFENSPVSLWDEDYSDVKLYLDGLRTQGVRDIRAYFEAHPQALRYVVALVKVRQVNATTLALFEAPDEQTLLRSIDAVLCESAYQAVLEGLTAFCNGSTTFEVETQHMTLTGKTLQVLLRARIAKGSEDTWDQMLVSMQDITALKEAETLRQEMDRITHHDLKNPLAAIIGLPRLVLEDETLPPQHRKTMEMLHETGRRMLRMINLSLDLYKMERRAYRLAPVPVDMAAVAADVVAQARATAAERNLTVHLLREDGPGAYMALGEELLIFSLLSNLVTNAMEASDKGSTVSVSLERNLHWISCRVHNHGLVPDHIRDQVFEKHVTTKPGGTGLGCYSARLMAETMRGDIALASSPAAGTTVTVRLPRT, via the coding sequence GTGACGAAACGGCATATCTTCCCCTGGAGGGAGCTGCGGGTGCGGGCCTTCGGCATGGCGCTGGCCTGGATCCTGGCATGCGTTGCGCCCTGCCTGGCAGCCTCGCCGACGCTCACCACCGAAGAGCAGGGCTTCCTCGCCGGGCACCCCATCCTCCGCGTGGGCGTGGACCCCGGCTTCCCGCCCATGGAATTCATGGATCGCACCGGCCGCCTCCGGGGCATGAGCCTGGACTACCTGCAGCTCCTGGAAACACGGCTGGGCCTGCGGCTTGTGGTGGCTGGCGACATCCCCTGGGATGAGACGATCAAGAAAATCCGCGCCCGCGAACTGGATATCCTGTCCTGCGTGGCCGAGACGGAGCGGCGCAAGGGGTTTCTGGTCTACACCCAACCGTATCTGACCGTGCCGTCGGTCATTGTCGTGCGCAACGATTTCCCCCTTACCTGCAACGGCCCGGCCGTCACCCTTGCCAGCCTGGCCGGGCGCACCATGGCCGCGGCCGAAGGCGGCTACTCCTTTGACCGACTGCGCACCGACTTCCCGCAAATCCCCCTGCTCATCACCCATTCCCCCGGTGCGGCCCTGGAGGCGGTGGCGTTGGGCAAGGCCGATGCCGCACTGGAAAACCTCGTCACCGCGTCCCAGTTCATCAAGGATCTCGGCCTGCTGAACCTAACCATCGCCGGCCGCAGCGAATATGGTGACGACCACTTGACCATGGGCGTGCGCAGCGACTGGCCCATCCTGGTGGAAATCCTGAACAAAGGCCTGGCTTCCATCACCAAGGAAGAGCATGCCGCCATCCTGGCCCGGTGGTCCACCGCCCAGCTGACCCCGATACAGGAACCGATCTTTTTTTCCACGCCCACGTTGATGACAATCCTGCTGGTCTTCGGCACCGCACTGCTGCTCTTTTTCGGCTGGAACTGGTGGCTGCGCCGTCAGATCCACCGCCGCAGACAAGCCGAAACCGCCCTGCGGGACAGCGAAGCCCGGGTGGCCATGATCCTGGCGGCCACCGGCGACGGTCTGTGGCAATGCGACCTCGCCACCGGCGCCTGCCACTTTTCCCCCAGCTGGTACAGCCTGTTCGGCTATGCCCAGGGCGACATGCCCGCCCGCTGGGGAGCCTTTGAACACCTGACCCATCTTGAAGACCAACCCGCCCTGCTGGCCCTGCGCAAGGGTGCCTGCATGGACGAGAACGGCCGCTTCCGCGTGGAGCTGCGCATGCTGCGCAAGGATGGCGTCTGGCTGCCCGTGCTGGCCCGGGGCAAGGTGGTGGAGTACGACGCCGACGGCGCGCCCCGCGTGGTGGCCGGGGTGCATTCGGACATCACCATCCGCAAGCAGACCGAGCAGGCCTTGTGCGCCAGCGAGCAACGGGCCCGGTCCCTGTTCGAGAACTCCCCCGTCTCCCTGTGGGATGAGGACTATTCAGACGTCAAACTGTATCTTGACGGCCTCAGGACCCAGGGCGTGCGCGACATCCGCGCCTATTTCGAGGCCCATCCCCAGGCCCTGCGCTACGTCGTGGCGCTCGTCAAAGTCCGTCAGGTCAACGCCACAACCCTGGCGCTCTTCGAGGCCCCGGACGAGCAGACCCTGCTGCGGAGCATCGATGCTGTCCTGTGCGAGAGCGCCTACCAGGCCGTGCTCGAAGGCCTGACGGCGTTCTGCAACGGATCCACCACCTTTGAGGTGGAAACCCAGCACATGACCCTGACCGGCAAAACCCTCCAGGTGCTCCTGCGCGCCCGGATCGCCAAGGGCAGCGAAGACACCTGGGACCAGATGCTGGTGAGCATGCAGGACATCACCGCCCTCAAGGAGGCCGAGACCCTGCGCCAGGAGATGGACCGCATCACCCACCACGACCTCAAGAACCCCCTGGCAGCCATCATCGGCCTGCCGCGCCTGGTCCTGGAAGACGAGACCCTGCCCCCGCAGCATCGCAAGACCATGGAGATGCTGCACGAAACAGGCAGGCGCATGCTTCGCATGATCAACCTGTCCCTGGACCTCTACAAAATGGAGCGCCGTGCCTACCGGCTGGCCCCCGTGCCCGTGGACATGGCAGCCGTGGCCGCAGACGTGGTGGCGCAGGCCCGCGCCACCGCCGCCGAGCGCAATCTGACTGTCCACCTGCTCCGCGAGGACGGCCCCGGCGCCTACATGGCCCTGGGCGAGGAATTGCTGATCTTTTCCCTGCTCTCCAATCTGGTCACCAACGCCATGGAAGCCTCGGACAAGGGAAGCACCGTGAGCGTGAGCCTGGAGCGCAACCTGCACTGGATCAGCTGTCGCGTGCACAACCATGGGCTGGTGCCGGACCACATCCGCGATCAGGTGTTCGAAAAACACGTCACCACCAAGCCCGGTGGCACGGGCCTGGGCTGCTACTCCGCACGGCTCATGGCCGAGACCATGCGCGGCGATATCGCCCTCGCCTCCTCCCCGGCCGCCGGCACCACCGTCACGGTCAGGCTGCCCCGGACCTGA
- a CDS encoding ABC1 kinase family protein, with protein sequence MQFFQLRSVLAARRLKSLVTLFLKYGMGELAGLLGHRYKLFPRRQEGPDATPHLTIWERLRNIMEDMGPTTIKIGQILSMRPDLVPAELCDTLRELQEDVYHEEYTAIVKVVEDSYGKRLTDVFASFNVKPVAAASLSQVHKAILKDGRVVAVKVRRPKIMDTILADLEILRFLAVRIHERAQTLRPYNLPDVVAEISKTLTRELDFRNEARNIVLFRKMFEDDPQVTAPEVFPELTTSAVLVMEFIDGVRIDEFQGDLETRRALAEKGLDAVVRQLMVHGFFHADPHMGNLKIVGKDTLCYMDWGMAGHFTRAQRSALVDYVLAIVENDAEKVSKVAMAMAVKVPPLLDRERFQTDIMFLLDTVRAPLHGEVNLGRFLLDLTGLCRNYGITVRSDYILMARALIATEAAGQALYPPFNAVQSLQPVALRWLVKRYSLLFSDKPLLEEIQENAKSLLTLPSRLETLLNVVESGQLRMDMRMADHEDMMTNLRQVSNRLAAALIAASLVIGSSLLFLSNIGPHWGELPVFGLIGFILSGLFSVWLVLHMVMKGG encoded by the coding sequence ATGCAATTTTTCCAACTGCGTTCAGTGTTGGCGGCGCGCCGGCTCAAGTCGCTGGTGACGTTGTTCCTGAAATACGGCATGGGCGAGCTGGCCGGGCTGCTGGGGCATCGGTACAAGCTCTTTCCCCGTCGCCAGGAAGGGCCGGACGCCACCCCGCATTTGACGATCTGGGAACGCCTGCGCAACATCATGGAGGACATGGGCCCCACGACCATCAAGATCGGGCAGATCCTCTCCATGCGGCCGGATCTGGTGCCGGCCGAGCTGTGCGACACCCTGCGCGAACTGCAGGAAGACGTCTATCACGAGGAATACACCGCCATCGTCAAGGTGGTGGAAGACAGCTATGGCAAACGACTGACGGACGTGTTCGCCTCCTTCAACGTCAAGCCTGTGGCCGCGGCGTCCTTGTCCCAGGTGCACAAGGCCATTCTCAAGGATGGCCGCGTGGTGGCCGTGAAGGTCCGCCGGCCCAAGATCATGGACACCATCCTGGCGGATCTGGAGATCCTGCGCTTTCTGGCCGTGCGCATCCACGAACGCGCCCAGACCCTGCGGCCATACAACCTGCCGGACGTGGTGGCCGAGATCAGCAAGACCCTCACCCGTGAGCTGGACTTTCGCAACGAGGCCCGCAATATCGTACTCTTCAGAAAGATGTTCGAGGACGACCCGCAGGTGACAGCCCCCGAGGTGTTCCCGGAGCTGACCACCAGCGCCGTGCTGGTCATGGAATTCATTGACGGCGTGCGCATCGACGAGTTCCAGGGCGATCTGGAAACCCGCCGCGCCCTGGCCGAAAAGGGCCTGGACGCCGTGGTGCGTCAGCTGATGGTCCACGGGTTCTTCCATGCCGATCCGCACATGGGCAACCTGAAAATCGTGGGCAAGGACACCCTGTGCTACATGGATTGGGGCATGGCCGGGCACTTCACCCGCGCCCAGCGCTCGGCCCTGGTGGATTACGTGCTGGCCATTGTGGAGAACGATGCCGAAAAGGTGTCCAAGGTGGCCATGGCCATGGCCGTGAAGGTGCCCCCCCTGCTGGACCGCGAGCGCTTTCAGACAGACATCATGTTCCTGCTGGACACGGTGCGCGCCCCCCTGCACGGCGAGGTGAACCTGGGTCGCTTTCTGCTGGATTTGACCGGCCTGTGCCGCAATTATGGCATCACCGTGCGGTCGGATTACATTCTCATGGCCCGGGCCCTCATCGCCACGGAGGCCGCAGGCCAGGCCCTGTATCCGCCCTTCAACGCCGTGCAGTCCCTGCAGCCCGTGGCCCTGCGCTGGCTGGTGAAGCGCTATTCCCTGCTGTTCTCGGACAAGCCCCTGCTTGAGGAAATCCAGGAGAACGCCAAAAGCCTGCTGACCCTGCCTTCCCGGCTGGAAACGCTGCTCAACGTCGTCGAAAGCGGGCAGTTGCGGATGGACATGAGGATGGCGGACCACGAAGACATGATGACCAACCTGCGCCAGGTGTCCAACCGGCTGGCTGCGGCGCTCATCGCCGCCAGTTTGGTCATCGGGTCCTCCCTGCTGTTTTTGTCCAACATCGGGCCGCACTGGGGCGAGCTGCCGGTGTTCGGACTCATCGGCTTCATCCTCTCGGGATTGTTCAGCGTCTGGCTTGTGCTGCACATGGTGATGAAGGGCGGTTGA
- a CDS encoding metallophosphoesterase, translated as MFYYWVSTGLFVGAVYLCVRMVWPSRMPLLWKLCCVGLLVFLASLPALVTHLQWHYSTFFYHDTFYWIMYGALGYMTMLTLAQALRDTAVLARATHRRCTGKACALPPPRRAFFYDMANLGVVGSSLLLTGCGVAQAKGRPEVVEVDVPIANLPKEFDGFTIAQLTDIHIGPTIKRRQCLDVVRQCNDLGADMIAVTGDVVDGHVHALESDLEPLAELSAKYGVYFVTGNHEYYSGAAHWVHLMQTMGHRTLQNEHEMLVRGDARLCIAGVHDVQGGWYLENHWTKPDKALEHTGRRDATIMLAHHPSSIHEVCQYNVDLQLSGHTHGGQYFPGNLLARFTQGYVAGLYRHQGSWLYVSRGTGYWGPPIRLGVPPEMTLITLRRATVA; from the coding sequence GTGTTCTATTATTGGGTCTCCACAGGGCTTTTCGTCGGCGCCGTCTATTTATGCGTGCGGATGGTCTGGCCCTCCCGCATGCCGTTGCTCTGGAAGTTGTGCTGCGTCGGGCTGTTGGTCTTTCTGGCCAGTCTGCCGGCCCTGGTGACGCACCTGCAATGGCACTATTCCACATTCTTCTACCATGACACGTTTTATTGGATCATGTACGGCGCCCTGGGCTACATGACCATGCTCACCCTGGCCCAGGCCCTGCGGGATACGGCCGTGCTGGCCAGGGCCACCCACCGTCGCTGCACCGGCAAGGCCTGCGCCCTGCCGCCCCCGCGGCGCGCCTTTTTTTACGACATGGCCAACCTGGGCGTGGTGGGTTCCTCCCTGCTGCTCACCGGCTGCGGCGTGGCTCAGGCCAAGGGCCGGCCGGAAGTGGTGGAAGTGGACGTGCCCATCGCCAACCTGCCCAAGGAGTTCGACGGCTTCACCATCGCCCAGCTCACGGACATCCACATCGGTCCCACCATCAAGCGCCGCCAGTGTCTGGACGTGGTGCGCCAGTGCAACGACCTTGGCGCAGACATGATCGCCGTCACCGGCGATGTGGTGGACGGCCATGTGCACGCCCTGGAAAGCGACCTGGAGCCCCTGGCCGAGCTGTCGGCAAAGTACGGCGTCTATTTTGTCACCGGCAACCATGAATACTATTCCGGCGCGGCCCACTGGGTGCATCTGATGCAGACCATGGGCCACCGCACCCTGCAGAACGAGCACGAAATGCTGGTGCGCGGCGACGCCAGACTGTGCATTGCCGGCGTGCACGATGTGCAGGGCGGCTGGTATCTGGAAAATCACTGGACCAAGCCAGACAAGGCCCTGGAACACACCGGCCGGCGCGATGCCACCATCATGCTGGCGCATCATCCCTCCAGCATTCATGAGGTCTGCCAGTACAACGTGGACCTGCAGCTCTCCGGCCACACCCACGGCGGGCAGTACTTCCCCGGCAACCTGCTGGCCCGCTTCACCCAGGGCTATGTGGCCGGGCTGTACCGCCACCAGGGGAGCTGGCTGTACGTGAGCCGCGGCACTGGCTACTGGGGACCGCCCATCCGCCTGGGCGTGCCGCCGGAAATGACCCTCATCACCCTGCGCAGGGCGACTGTGGCCTGA
- a CDS encoding enoyl-CoA hydratase-related protein, with amino-acid sequence MDASSLLAVERRGPTAILRLNRPERRNAVDAALADAMRQALAEVGADPAVRAVILTGGETCFSAGMDLAAYLDGQWPAINDAEGRFAGVAAHRLEQPLIAAVEGPALAGGFETALACDMIVAGDGAFFGVPEVRVGLFPAAGGAFRLMRKVPPNVGMEILCTGKRLSAAEAHQLGLVNRLVPAGTALDAALTLAEEIARQAPLGVRASLTLARAALAAEEARLWELNDRLWQQITATTDAREGPRAFLEKREPVWTGS; translated from the coding sequence ATGGATGCATCCTCCCTGCTGGCGGTGGAACGCCGCGGCCCGACGGCCATTCTGCGGCTCAATCGCCCCGAACGACGCAACGCCGTGGATGCCGCCCTGGCCGACGCCATGCGGCAGGCCCTGGCCGAGGTGGGCGCAGACCCGGCCGTGCGTGCGGTCATCCTCACCGGCGGCGAGACCTGCTTCAGCGCCGGGATGGATCTGGCCGCCTACCTCGACGGGCAGTGGCCGGCCATCAATGACGCCGAAGGCCGCTTTGCCGGCGTGGCCGCGCATCGCCTGGAACAGCCCCTCATCGCTGCCGTGGAAGGCCCGGCCCTGGCTGGCGGCTTCGAAACGGCCCTGGCCTGCGACATGATTGTGGCTGGCGACGGCGCGTTCTTCGGCGTGCCGGAAGTCCGCGTGGGCCTGTTCCCGGCCGCAGGCGGAGCCTTCCGGCTCATGCGCAAGGTGCCTCCCAACGTGGGCATGGAAATTTTGTGCACGGGCAAGCGGCTTTCCGCCGCCGAGGCCCACCAGCTGGGGCTGGTCAACCGTCTGGTTCCTGCCGGCACGGCCCTGGACGCCGCCCTGACCCTGGCCGAGGAGATTGCCCGGCAGGCGCCCCTGGGCGTGCGGGCCTCCCTGACCCTGGCCCGGGCCGCCCTGGCCGCGGAAGAGGCCCGGCTTTGGGAGCTGAACGACCGCCTCTGGCAACAGATCACCGCCACGACGGATGCCCGGGAAGGGCCGCGTGCCTTTCTGGAAAAGCGCGAGCCGGTCTGGACGGGCTCGTGA
- a CDS encoding MBL fold metallo-hydrolase has translation MPGLQACCPGVHVLTLELPDFAVRVAVVAGSRRAVVFDTGCRPADMHALQPLLASLEARDVLAVYSHGDWDHVQGTAALADRRAVIAHEACRARFEDDVPRRLARLRGESPGLYDDVVLIPPDLTFSHSLTLDLGGLTLQLHHLPGHTADSLVAFVPERGLLLAGDTAEAPLPCVDWEEASLDRWIAGLQRWRDDARVTMVLPSHGPAHGPAAGRESLDVTLRYLAALREGREPAVPAQMPSFYRETHQANLERAARMRSRV, from the coding sequence ATGCCCGGCCTGCAGGCGTGCTGTCCTGGCGTGCACGTCCTCACCCTGGAGCTGCCTGATTTTGCCGTACGCGTGGCCGTGGTCGCCGGATCCCGGCGGGCTGTGGTCTTCGACACCGGCTGCCGGCCCGCAGACATGCACGCGCTGCAGCCTCTGCTGGCCAGCCTGGAGGCGCGGGACGTGCTGGCGGTCTACAGTCATGGCGACTGGGATCACGTGCAGGGCACGGCGGCCCTGGCGGATCGCCGGGCCGTCATCGCCCACGAGGCCTGCCGCGCCCGTTTTGAGGACGACGTGCCCCGCCGTCTGGCCCGACTGCGCGGCGAATCTCCCGGCCTGTACGACGACGTGGTCCTCATCCCCCCGGACCTGACCTTTTCCCATTCCCTGACCCTGGACCTGGGCGGCCTGACGCTGCAGTTGCACCACCTTCCCGGCCACACCGCCGACTCCCTGGTGGCTTTTGTGCCCGAGCGTGGCCTGCTCCTGGCCGGGGACACTGCCGAAGCGCCCCTGCCCTGCGTGGACTGGGAGGAGGCCTCGCTGGACCGCTGGATTGCCGGCCTGCAGCGCTGGCGGGACGATGCGCGCGTGACGATGGTGCTCCCGTCCCATGGCCCTGCCCACGGTCCTGCCGCCGGCCGCGAGAGTCTGGACGTCACCCTCCGGTATCTCGCCGCGCTGCGGGAAGGCCGCGAGCCTGCCGTGCCCGCGCAGATGCCGTCTTTTTATCGCGAGACGCATCAGGCCAATCTGGAACGGGCTGCCCGCATGCGGAGCAGGGTATGA
- a CDS encoding delta(1)-pyrroline-2-carboxylate reductase family protein, whose product MIVCDAAATAARLPYAALVEAVAGVLRAKTAGTAQAPERLVVRLRPQDPRGGSLLCMPAADDDVAVTKLITVHAANRAAGLPVIQGEMTVMDARTGMRLLLLDGAVVTARRTAAASVLAVRTLAAWPRGPLLVVGAGVQAAAHVAAFREMLGVERVFVHARSAASAEALADQARSLGMTAETVADPAAVLDRCPLVVTATTSPVPVLPDAPGQMRDGTCIVAVGSFHADQAEIPASLMRRARVVVDSLEAARHEAGDVLLAGLDWARIAALETLLDAPPTPRTPGLVVYKSVGCAYFDLAAGRVAAAAS is encoded by the coding sequence ATGATTGTGTGCGACGCCGCCGCCACGGCTGCCCGGCTGCCCTATGCCGCCCTGGTGGAAGCCGTGGCCGGTGTGCTGCGGGCCAAGACGGCCGGTACGGCCCAGGCCCCGGAGCGGTTGGTGGTCCGGCTGCGGCCGCAGGATCCCCGGGGCGGCTCCCTGCTGTGCATGCCCGCGGCGGATGATGACGTGGCTGTGACCAAGCTCATCACCGTGCATGCCGCCAACAGGGCCGCGGGATTGCCGGTGATTCAGGGCGAGATGACCGTCATGGACGCCCGCACGGGCATGCGCCTGCTGTTGCTGGACGGCGCCGTCGTGACTGCCCGGCGCACCGCCGCGGCCAGTGTTCTGGCCGTGCGCACGCTGGCTGCGTGGCCGCGCGGCCCGTTGCTGGTCGTCGGCGCGGGGGTGCAGGCCGCGGCGCATGTGGCAGCCTTCCGCGAGATGTTGGGGGTGGAACGGGTGTTCGTGCATGCACGCTCCGCCGCGTCCGCCGAGGCCCTGGCCGACCAGGCCCGCAGTCTGGGCATGACGGCCGAGACCGTCGCCGATCCTGCGGCCGTGCTGGATCGGTGTCCGCTTGTCGTCACCGCCACCACCAGTCCCGTGCCGGTGCTGCCGGATGCGCCGGGGCAGATGCGAGATGGCACCTGCATCGTGGCCGTGGGCAGCTTTCATGCCGATCAGGCGGAAATTCCGGCCTCGCTCATGCGCCGGGCGCGGGTGGTGGTGGATTCCCTGGAGGCCGCCCGCCACGAAGCCGGGGATGTGCTCCTGGCCGGGCTGGACTGGGCGCGGATTGCGGCCCTGGAAACCCTGCTGGATGCGCCGCCCACTCCTCGAACGCCGGGACTGGTGGTCTACAAAAGCGTGGGCTGCGCCTACTTCGACCTTGCCGCCGGCCGGGTGGCCGCTGCGGCGTCTTGA
- a CDS encoding GDP-L-fucose synthase family protein, translating to MEQHARIFVAGRRGMVGSACWRALEQAGCTNLIGPTSRELNLTRQAEVEAFMRETRPEYVILAAAHVGGILANKTYPADFIYVNLAIQNNVIHSAWECGVRKLVFLGSSCIYPKLAPQPIREEDLLTGPLESTNEAYAIAKIAGVRMCQFYHQQYGANFWQLMPTNLYGDNDSFDLLKSHVLPAMLRKFHLAKLASQGDLPGIRTDEARFGPIPADIAACMGLAEDRASLAGTPRVVLWGTGTPRREFLHVDDLAAAVVHVLQLDAAAPPRLLNVGCGEDLTIAELAETVRRIVGFAGETVWDADKPDGTPRKLLDVSRLQGLGWRPSIPLETGIRRAYAWYLAQLA from the coding sequence GTGGAACAACATGCTCGCATTTTTGTGGCCGGCCGTCGCGGCATGGTCGGCAGCGCCTGCTGGCGCGCCCTGGAACAGGCCGGCTGCACCAATCTCATCGGCCCCACGTCCAGAGAGCTGAACCTCACCCGCCAGGCCGAGGTGGAAGCCTTCATGCGCGAAACCCGGCCGGAGTACGTGATCCTGGCGGCGGCGCACGTGGGCGGCATCCTGGCAAACAAGACATATCCTGCCGATTTTATTTATGTAAATCTGGCGATTCAAAACAATGTCATCCACAGTGCCTGGGAGTGCGGCGTCAGGAAGCTCGTGTTTCTGGGATCGTCCTGCATCTACCCCAAGCTCGCGCCCCAGCCCATCCGCGAGGAAGACCTGCTCACCGGGCCCCTGGAATCCACCAACGAGGCCTATGCCATCGCCAAGATCGCCGGCGTGCGCATGTGCCAGTTCTATCATCAGCAGTACGGGGCGAACTTCTGGCAGCTCATGCCCACCAACCTCTATGGCGATAACGATTCCTTCGACCTCCTGAAGAGCCATGTGCTGCCGGCCATGCTGCGCAAGTTCCACCTGGCCAAACTGGCCAGCCAGGGCGACCTGCCGGGGATCCGCACGGACGAAGCCCGCTTCGGCCCCATCCCGGCGGATATCGCCGCCTGCATGGGCCTCGCCGAGGACCGCGCCAGCCTTGCCGGGACGCCCAGGGTGGTGCTTTGGGGCACGGGCACGCCGCGCCGGGAATTTCTGCATGTGGACGATCTGGCTGCCGCCGTGGTCCATGTCCTCCAGCTGGATGCCGCCGCGCCGCCGCGCCTGCTCAATGTGGGCTGCGGCGAAGACCTGACCATTGCCGAGCTGGCCGAGACCGTGCGGCGCATCGTGGGATTTGCCGGCGAGACCGTCTGGGATGCGGACAAGCCCGACGGCACGCCGCGCAAGCTCCTGGACGTGAGCCGGCTGCAGGGGTTGGGCTGGCGGCCGTCCATCCCCCTGGAGACGGGCATCCGCCGCGCCTATGCCTGGTATCTTGCGCAGCTGGCGTGA
- a CDS encoding sirohydrochlorin cobaltochelatase, with product MKQALCLVALLLVICMLGLRPAQAHGGHKSREEARTAILLVAFGTSYATARGPLQDFEARVRAKFPGVEVRWAWSSHQIRQMEGAEEVDSPAEALARLMEDRFTHVAVQSLQTIPGQEFHMLMETARRFQGMPKGLKRVAVGLPLLGSPEDFNVVADALLAGLPKTRTAKDAVVFMGHGTHHVGNAMYPALQYYLWKRDAMAFMGTVEGSPSLDDIVADLARKKPATVWLLPFMAVAGDHANNDMAGDEEDSWKSVLTKAGYTVQMVLAGTLENADLADLWLAHLEAAMASLQE from the coding sequence ATGAAACAGGCATTGTGCCTTGTCGCGCTGCTGCTGGTCATCTGCATGCTGGGCCTGCGGCCGGCCCAGGCTCATGGGGGCCACAAGTCGCGGGAGGAGGCCAGAACGGCCATCCTGCTGGTGGCCTTCGGCACTTCGTATGCCACGGCCCGTGGGCCGCTGCAGGACTTCGAGGCCAGGGTGCGGGCGAAGTTCCCCGGCGTGGAGGTGCGCTGGGCATGGTCCTCGCATCAGATTCGCCAGATGGAAGGGGCAGAAGAGGTGGATTCCCCGGCCGAGGCCCTGGCCCGGCTCATGGAAGACAGATTCACCCACGTGGCCGTGCAGTCCTTGCAGACCATCCCGGGGCAGGAATTCCACATGCTGATGGAGACGGCCCGGCGGTTCCAGGGCATGCCCAAGGGCTTGAAGCGCGTTGCCGTGGGTCTGCCCCTGCTTGGGTCGCCCGAGGATTTTAACGTGGTGGCCGATGCCCTGCTGGCCGGCCTGCCCAAGACCCGCACCGCCAAGGACGCCGTGGTGTTCATGGGCCACGGCACGCACCATGTGGGCAATGCCATGTATCCGGCCTTGCAGTATTATTTGTGGAAGCGCGATGCCATGGCCTTCATGGGCACGGTGGAGGGTTCGCCCTCGCTGGACGATATCGTGGCCGATCTGGCGCGGAAAAAGCCGGCCACGGTCTGGTTGCTGCCCTTCATGGCCGTGGCCGGGGACCACGCCAACAACGATATGGCCGGGGACGAGGAGGACAGCTGGAAGTCCGTCCTCACCAAGGCCGGCTACACGGTGCAGATGGTGCTTGCGGGGACGCTGGAGAACGCGGATCTGGCGGATCTGTGGCTGGCCCATCTGGAAGCGGCAATGGCGTCCTTGCAGGAGTAG
- a CDS encoding rhodanese-like domain-containing protein yields MRNIASLVLACVLCLASGAVAAEAKFNYIAPEALQQRLQAKDTMILVDICSVEQFKSGHIAGSLETNAYPVDTDEEKARLAALLPTIEASTADVIIVCPRGGGGAKKTVAFYISKGVDPKRLLILEKGMDGWPFDKTS; encoded by the coding sequence ATGCGCAACATCGCGTCCCTTGTGCTTGCCTGTGTGCTGTGTCTCGCGTCCGGGGCTGTCGCCGCCGAGGCGAAATTCAACTACATCGCCCCGGAGGCGTTGCAGCAGCGCCTGCAGGCAAAAGACACCATGATCCTGGTGGACATCTGCTCCGTGGAACAGTTCAAGAGCGGGCACATTGCTGGGTCCCTGGAAACCAACGCCTATCCTGTGGACACGGACGAGGAAAAAGCGCGGCTGGCCGCCCTGCTGCCGACCATTGAGGCATCCACGGCGGACGTGATCATCGTCTGCCCCCGCGGTGGTGGCGGCGCCAAGAAGACCGTCGCTTTCTACATCTCCAAGGGCGTGGACCCCAAACGCCTGTTGATCCTGGAAAAAGGCATGGACGGCTGGCCCTTTGACAAGACATCCTAG